From a single Leopardus geoffroyi isolate Oge1 chromosome E1, O.geoffroyi_Oge1_pat1.0, whole genome shotgun sequence genomic region:
- the SRSF1 gene encoding serine/arginine-rich splicing factor 1 isoform X1, translated as MSGGGVIRGPAGNNDCRIYVGNLPPDIRTKDIEDVFYKYGAIRDIDLKNRRGGPPFAFVEFEDPRDAEDAVYGRDGYDYDGYRLRVEFPRSGRGTGRGGGGGGGGGAPRGRYGPPSRRSENRVVVSGLPPSGSWQDLKDHMREAGDVCYADVYRDGTGVVEFVRKEDMTYAVRKLDNTKFRSHEGETAYIRVKVDGPRSPSYGRSRSRSRSRSRSRSRSNSRSRSYSPRRSRGSPRYSPRHSRSRSRT; from the exons ATGTCGGGAGGTGGTGTGATTCGTGGCCCGGCAGGGAACAACGATTGCCGCATCTACGTGGGTAACTTACCTCCAGACATCCGAACCAAGGACATTGAGGACGTGTTCTACAAATACGGTGCTATCCGTGACATCGATCTCAAGAATCGCCGCGGAGGACCGCCCTTCGCCTTCGTTGAGTTCGAGGACCCTCG AGACGCGGAAGACGCGGTATATGGTCGCGACGGCTATGATTACGATGGATACCGTCTGCGGGTGGAGTTTCCTCGAAGCGGCCGTGGCACCGGCCGAGGCGGCGGCGGGGGTGGAGGTGGCGGGGCTCCCCGAGGCCGCTATGGCCCCCCATCCAGGCGTTCTGAAAACAGAGTGGTTGTCTCTG gACTGCCTCCAAGTGGAAGCTGGCAGGATCTGAAGGATCACATGCGTGAAGCAGGTGATGTATGTTATGCTGATGTTTACCGAGATGGCACTGGTGTCGTGGAGTTTGTACGGAAAGAAGATATGACCTATGCAGTTCGAAAACTGGATAACACTAAGTTTAGATCCCATGAG GGAGAAACTGCCTACATCCGGGTTAAAGTTGATGGGCCCAGAAGTCCAAGTTATGGAAGATCACGATCTCGAAGCCGTAGTCGTAGCAGAAGCCGTAGCAGAAGCAACAGCAGGAGTCGCAGTTATTCCCCAAGGAGAAGCAGAGGATCACCACGCTATTCTCCCCGTCATAGCAGATCTCGCTCTCGTACATAA
- the SRSF1 gene encoding serine/arginine-rich splicing factor 1 isoform X2, whose amino-acid sequence MSGGGVIRGPAGNNDCRIYVGNLPPDIRTKDIEDVFYKYGAIRDIDLKNRRGGPPFAFVEFEDPRDAEDAVYGRDGYDYDGYRLRVEFPRSGRGTGRGGGGGGGGGAPRGRYGPPSRRSENRVVVSGLPPSGSWQDLKDHMREAGDVCYADVYRDGTGVVEFVRKEDMTYAVRKLDNTKFRSHETYLKRWIKNALD is encoded by the exons ATGTCGGGAGGTGGTGTGATTCGTGGCCCGGCAGGGAACAACGATTGCCGCATCTACGTGGGTAACTTACCTCCAGACATCCGAACCAAGGACATTGAGGACGTGTTCTACAAATACGGTGCTATCCGTGACATCGATCTCAAGAATCGCCGCGGAGGACCGCCCTTCGCCTTCGTTGAGTTCGAGGACCCTCG AGACGCGGAAGACGCGGTATATGGTCGCGACGGCTATGATTACGATGGATACCGTCTGCGGGTGGAGTTTCCTCGAAGCGGCCGTGGCACCGGCCGAGGCGGCGGCGGGGGTGGAGGTGGCGGGGCTCCCCGAGGCCGCTATGGCCCCCCATCCAGGCGTTCTGAAAACAGAGTGGTTGTCTCTG gACTGCCTCCAAGTGGAAGCTGGCAGGATCTGAAGGATCACATGCGTGAAGCAGGTGATGTATGTTATGCTGATGTTTACCGAGATGGCACTGGTGTCGTGGAGTTTGTACGGAAAGAAGATATGACCTATGCAGTTCGAAAACTGGATAACACTAAGTTTAGATCCCATGAG ACATATCTGAAGAGATGGATTAAGAATGCTTTGGATTAA